The DNA region aattttacaaaaacacatttacttgaataatacaaagtttggtaacagaatgacggttTATGCTGCATCTACACTGTTTTCAAGTAAAGGTGTTTTTGTCAAATGTTGAAAGGAAATTGCCGTGGAATTGCCCTACGACATAATTCTATGATACATGGACATTATTGCTCTTTTGGCCTACGACAGGACATAATCATTCACCCTTTCCCTGGGATGCTGGCCAAAGAAGTCTGGGTGCACTGCAAAGTAGAAAGGTCTCAGTGCATTGATAGCATCTGCCCCTGAAAGAGCTCTCTGATGGACCAAATGTGCTGCGACACGTCTGTTCCCCACTCTGAAAAACAACATGGATCAGAGAGGGAGGATAAAGGGTTGTCACTATGATCACTATGAAGTCCAAAGGGAGCCTGCTGTGCATTACATCAGGGTCTCCCAAACTCAGCCCCCCCAGTGCACCTTTTGCTTTCTGCCCTAGCAccacacagctgattaaaatggTACAatcttgatgatgagttggttatttgaatcagctattTAGTGCctgggcaaaaaccaaaacatgcacccagGGGGGCCCAGGACCAAGTTTTGGAAACTATGCATTACATCACTAACAACAGTGGTCCTTTTCACAAAATCCATTCTGAGTGCAGGTGATGATGTAAGTATGATAATGTAAGTACTATAGTGGGTTATTTACCTCATGGCACTTCGCAGGAGAGAGGTCACAGACATAGCTGTAGCTAGCTCTAGCTGGACACCAAATCAATGACTTGTGACATCCACAGGTGTTGATTCTCTCCTGTTGACAAAATAGGTTACAGATTAtgagctgactgactggtccaaactGACAAATCTTAATAAAGATTGTTGTAGCATTTATACTACAgcagtagctagccagctaagcCTTGGTGTGGGTGCAAACTCAAAATAGGTCTTATTTACAGTATCGTTGGCATTCACAGGACTAGCCTAAGGCAAGGCCAAGGGGACACATTGGAGAACACTCCAAAACAACAACGCTATCAAATCGTCTGGCTTGCAAGTTCTTTCAGTTTATTCCAGCACAAAACTGAGCAATACATTGCATGACTTGTTATAACTAACAGATAATCACAACAACAAACAGGTTCAGCTAGTTTACCCACCTAGCTAGCTTCCTTGCAAGCTACCTGTCAGCTGAAAATAAGCAACCACATTCAGACTGTACCAGCCACATGTCGATAAGTGTTTGGCTCAGAATTTATCAAAATGAACGAATACAGATTACCTTCTAAAGACTGCATTGCTGAATTTGTAGTATGGCAGGGAATTTTTACATAGATTTTGAGTCCAACGTCAGCCAGTGGTCCATGCACAGCAATCAGACAGACAAAAGCAATCGCACTACTATACTAAAGCATCGATAGCTCTGATATGGACGTTTAATGACCTCTGCTGGTTAGAAAGCTACAATTATTAGCTCGCTGATCATTGCACCTCTTCTAAACGCAGTCCAAATTCATTTTTTCTGTATTTTGTATGATATTGTACAACAACAGCAGATGAAACTAACACCGTAAAAGAGTGATAAAATgtgatcagtgttatttcctgattgttgctggttgaaaatacaatctccACAGGACCTTCTATAATCAGCAGGTTTTGCCTGGGTGAAGTTTCGGCTCCATGGTGACATCTtcaggtggtaaattagttaatagaccaataacaaagacagttccaaacctctgccaataacagataGTTTTCAGGTTTTCCccttcccactcagaccactaaGTCCTAACAACATATTGCTTGAGAAacagtttttgaaaaaaaaaaaaaacatttgtttctttttgaccattttaatggaAATCTATTACATCAAGGTTAATACCCAGACATTATTTGATAATGATATAAAAACGGCTGTATTGGATCTTCAACCAATGTCAGATTCTGATGGATCATAGATGTTCATTTTCTTCACCCACAAAATGATTTTAAGACACCTTCCTTACTGCCTTTCTTTGGCTTGTTTCTCAAACGTCACATTTCCCTCCAGTCCAGGTTGTCCATCTGCAGCAAACCCTTTTTGTGCTTCATCATACCTGGGAAttacaggaggctgctgaggggaggacggctcataataatggccagaacggagcaaatggaatggcatcgaacacctggaaaccatggaaaccatgtgtttgataccattccagtgATTCCACTCCAGTCCTTTAccaatggtggaaaaagtactctcaattgtcatacttaagtaAACGTAaacataccttaatagaaaatagaaaatgactcaagtaaacgtcacccagtaaaatactacttgagaaaagactaaaaatatttggttttaaatatacttaagtaaatggaattgctaaaatgtacttaagtatcaaaagtaaaagtataactCATTCCAACTtaattatattaagcaaaccagatgtttttattttattttctattgacggatagccaggggcacactccaacactcagacataatttacaaattaagcatttgtgtttagtgagtctgccagtagggatgacctgggatgttctcttgataagtgtgtgaataggaccattttcctgtcaaaatgtaatgagtacttttgggtggaGTAAAAAGTAgcttattttctttaggaatgtagtgaagtaaaggtaaaagttgacaaaaatacaaatagtaaagtaaagtacagatacccccaaaaaacgacttaagtagtactttaaagtatttttacttaatacTTTACACTACTGGTCCTTACCACAAGCcctttctccccaattaaggtgccaccaacctcctgtgctgtgaATATCAATGGATTACATTTGTGGTCAAGTGCTTGTAAAATACATCTATTTGGTTTGCTAAGTATTATAGTGTATTAAGACATtagcaaaaatatattttgatataccCAAATGCAACAATACAAAATGTAATGTTCAAAATATAATCTATTTTACATTTCAACATACATTTTTATACAGTATTAAATTGCATAAAATATATTCTAAGAGTAGCgtgtttttttttacctcattACACATTTGACAATACAGTGTATCCTTCATAGAgataaacaataataataatctcaAATCAGGCCATAGGATGCATACCTCCTACATTAGTAATGTGTAATTCACCACAACACACTATGTACAGTGTGTTTCCACATGTACCAAACAAATACACTACcgatcaaaagttttagaacacctactcattcaagggttttcttaaatctttgctattttctacattgtagaataattgtgaagacatcaaaactatgaaataacaaccaaaaaagtgttaaacatatcaaaatatatttgagatttgagattcttctaagAGACACCCGTTGCCTTGCTGACAGCTCCCACAcgcttgccattctctcaaccagattcatgaggtcgtcacctggaatgcatttcaattaacaggtgtgccttgataaaatataatttgtggaatttctttccttcttaatgcgtttaagccaatcagttgtgttgtgacaaggtagggggtatacagaagatagctttatttggtaaaacaccaagtccatattatggcaagaacaaagagaaacaacagtccatcgttacttaaaatcatgaaggtcagtcaatatggaacatttcaagaactttaaaagtttcttcaagtgcagtcgcaaaaaacatcaagtgctatgatgaatctggctctcatgaggaacaCCATAGAaacggaagacccagagttacctctgctgcagaagatacgtttattagagttactagcctcagaaattgcagcccaaataaatgcttcacagagttaaagtaacagacacatctcaacatcaactgttcagaggagactgtgcgaatcaggccttcatggtcgaattgctgcaaagaaaccactgctaatGTACACCAATagcaagaagagacttgcttgggacaagaaacacgagcaatggacattagaccggtggaaatctgtcctttggtctggagtccaaatttgagatttttggttctaaccaccgtgtctttgtgagatgtggtgtgtgtgaacggatgtgtatttcccaccgtaaagcatggaggaggaggaggtgttatggtgtgggggtactttgctggtgatactgtctgtaatttatttagaattcaaggcacacttagccagcatggctaccaaagccatgcgacttccggcgccgacagagatggccgcctcgcttcgcgttccttggaaactatgcagttttttgtttttttacgtgttatttcttacattagtaccccaggtcatcttaggtttcattacatacagtcgagaagaactactgaatataagatcagcgtcaactcaccatcagtacgaccaagaatatgtttttcgcgacgcggatcctgtgttctgccttgcaaacaggacaacggaatggatcccatgcagcgacccaaaaaaacgactccgaaaaagagggaaatgaggcggtcttctggtcagactccggagacgggcacaccgtgcaccactccctagcattcttcttgccaatgtccagtctcttgacaacaaggttgatgaaatccgagcaagggtggcattccagagggacatcagagactgtaacgttctttgcttcacggaaacatggctcactggagagacgctatccgaggcggtgcagccaacgggtttctccacgcatcgcgccgacagaaacaaacatctttctggtaagaagaggggcgggggcgtatgccttatggctaacgagacatggtgtgatgaaagaaacatacaggaactcaaatccttctgttcacctgatttagaattcctcacaatcaaatgtagaccgcattatctaccaagagaattctcttcgattataatcacagccgtatatatccccccccaagcagacacatagatggctctgaacgaactttatttaactctttgcaaactggaaaccatttatccggaggctgcattcattgaagctggggattttaacaaggctaatctgaaaacaagactccctaaattttatcagcaaatcgattgcgcaaccaggggtggaaaaaccttggatcattgttactctaacttccgcaacgcatataaggccctgccccgcccccctttcggaaaagctgaccacgactccattttgttgatccctgcctacagacagaaactaaaacaagaggctcccacgctgaggtctgtccaacgctggtctgaccaagctgactccacactccaagactgcttccatcacgtggactgggatatgtttcgtattgcgtcagataacaatattgacgaatacgctgattcggtgtgcgagttcattagaacgtgcgttgaagatgtcgttcccatagcaacgattaaaacattccctaaccagaaaccgtgcattgatggcagcattcgcgtgaaactgaaagcgcaaaccactgcttttaatcagggcaaggtgtctggtaacatgaccgaatacaaacagtgcagctattccctccgcaaggctatcaaacaagctaagcgtcagtacagagacaaagtagaatctcaattcaacggctcagacacaagaggcatgtggcagggtctacagtcaatcacggtctacaagaagaaatccagcccagtcacggaccaggatgtcttgctcccaggcagactaaataacttttttgcccgctttgaggacaatacagtgccactgacacggcctgcaacgaaaacatgcggtctctccttcactgcagctgaggtaagtaagacatttaaacgtgttaaccctcgcaaggctgcaggcccagacggcatccccagccgcgccctcagagcatgcgcagaccagctggccggtgtgtttacggacatattcaatcaatccctataccagtctgctgttcccacatgcttgaagagggccaccattgttcctgttcccaagaaagctaaggtaactgagctaaacgactcacttccgtcatcatgaagtgctttgagagactagtcaaggaccatatcacctccaccctacctgacaccctagacccactccaatttgcttaccgcccaaataggtccacagacgatgcaatctcaaccacactgcacactgccctaacccatctggacaagaggaatacctatgtgagaatgatgttcatcgactacagctcagcattcaacaccatagtaccctccaagctcgtcatcaagctcgagaccctgggtctcgaccccgccctgtgcaactgggtactggacttcctgacgggccgccccaggtggtgagggtaggcaacaacatctcctccccgctgatcctcaacactggggccccacaagggtgcgttctgagccctctcctgtactccctgttcacccacgattgcgtggccacgcacgctccaactcaatcatcaagtttgcggacgacacaacagtgttaggcttgattaccaacaacgacgagacggcctacagggaggaggtgagggccctcggagtgtggtgtcaggaaaataacctcacactcaacgtcaacaaaactaaggagatgattgtggacttcaggaaacagcacaggcaacacccctatccacatcgatggaacagtagtggagagggtagcaagttttaagttcctcggcatacacatcacagacaaactgaattggtccactcacacagacagcatcgtgaagaaggcgcagcagcgcctcttcaacctcaggaggctgaagaaattcggcttgtcaccaaaagcactcacaaacttctacagatgcacaatcgagagcatcctggcgggctgtatcaccgcctggtacggcaactgctccgccctcaaccgtaaggctctccagagggtagtgaggtctgcacaacgcatcaccggggcaaactacctgccctccaggacacctacaccacccaatgttacaggaaggccataaagatcatcaaggacatcaaccacctgagccactgcctgttcaccctgctatcatccagaaggcgaggtcagtacaggtgcatcaaagctgggaccgagagactgaaaaacagcttctatctcaaggccatcagactgttaaacagccaccactaacattgagtggctgctgccaacacactgccactgacactgactcaactccagccactgtaataatgggaattgatgggaaatgatgtaaatatatcactagccactttaaacaatgctaccttatataatgttacgtaccctacattattcatctcatatgcatacgtatatactgtactctatcatcgactgcatccttatgtaatacatgtatcactagccatgtataactatgccactttgtttacatactcatctcatatgtatatactgtactcgataccatctactgtatcttgcctatgctgctctgtaccatcactcattcatatatccttatgtacatattctttatccccttacactgtgtataagacagtagttttggaattgttagttagattacttgttggttattactgcattgtcggaactagaaacacaagcatttcgctacactcgcattaacatctgctaaccatgtgtatgtgacaaataaaatttgatttgatttgatttgaagcattctgcagcgatacgccgtctcatctggtttgggcttagtgggattataatttgtttttcaacaggacaatgacccaacacacctacaggctgtgtaagggctgacCTGActtccacaatcccccaacctcaaccaaattgagatggtttgggatgagtcggaccgcagaaggaaggaaaagcagccaagtgctcagcatatgtgggtactccttcaagactgttggaaaattcCAGGTgttgctggttgagagaatgccaagagtgtgcaaagccatCATCAACGCAAagagtggctatttgaagaatctcaaatataaaatatattttgatttgtttaacacttctttggttacttcatgataccatatgtgttatttcatagttttgatgtcttcactattattctataatgtagaaaatagtaaaattaagaaaaacccttgaatgaaaaagtgttctaaaacttttgaccggtagtggaCATGCTTGCAGATCTTTGGGGGAGAAATTGGGAAATTCTACTGCACGGgaacttcaactatatatatttattttaggaTGAAATTGGTTTATGAATTATACGATTAATTTCCAATGTACCGTACAGTCTGAATGGAAATAATTTTACACAATAAAATACTCAAATAATTGTCAAAGATAATCATATGAATGACAAGATACATAGCTGTAGTTGTTCACATGTATCCTACTTTATTATTGGAATAATGATGCAAAAACGAATTCACAATTGTACCTAAACACTTTCACTCACAAACTACCACCACACAATGAAAACATACAATTCGTTAAGTAATGAATAACAAATAAAGAGTCATTTGATGAGTTTTAATAAAATTATataatataaagtgaaataaaagcAGCACAGAGGGATGCCAACAAAGTGTACTGATACTAAGACTGAGACTAACATCAAAATCCATTTTCTATTTAATCCCAGACAAAGGAATACACCCAGCCTTTCATTTGTCTTGCTTTTACATAAACCGGAACACATTTCATTTGGATTGATTATTCATTTCATGCTATTCCCATCAGCACGGTCCTCTCTCTCGTTGTACTGTCTTATGCTCTGATAGTTCACTGATGTTGAATCCTAGTCCTAGTGTGCAGACACACAGAAGCTGTCATAAGGCAAGTCAATACAATGCAACTCTACTTTAATCACAATTGAGAATTAAACAATGGTGGTTTTGCTTCGGGCCCATGCTCCTCTTATGCCTCAGACATACAGTGGAATATTTAGTTTATTTTTAATTAACTTAGACTAGTCTGTTTTTGAAAGACACATCCTCCACTAGTCTCGGCATGCATTTTCGGCTTCGGTGCTGCGGACAGTGCTGTTGCTGTGCCTTGCTGCCGGTGAGGGAGAGGGCTGGGCTCCGGGGCTTCGGTGCTGCGGACAGTGCTGTTGCTGTGCCTTGCTGCCGGTGAGGGAGAGGGCTGGGCTCCGGGGCTTCGGTGCTGCGGACAGTGCTGTTGCTGTGCCTTGCTGCCGGTGAGGGAGAGGGCTGGGCTCCGGGGCTTCGGTTCTGCGGACAGTGCTGTTCCTGTGCCTTGCTGCCGGTGATGGAGAGGGCTGGGCTCCGGGGCTTCCGGTGCTGCGGACAATGCTGCTGCTGTGCCTTTCTGCCGGTGATGGAGAGGGCTGGGCTCCGGGGCTTCGGTGCTGCGGACAGTGGGGTGTGACCCTGGTGTTGGGAAGAAGCCGTGTCTGGCACTATAGCGGCCTGATTCACAACACCAGCTGTCCCGCCCCACCAGAAGTCAGAGCTGGCTAGAGCTGTTCCTCCTGAGGCCCTCCTGAGGCCCTGCATCCTCCTGGGTGGGATCCTACAGCTCTCAGGGGCTGATCCAGGGGGAATCTGGAATTCAGATATAAACAACAGCATCATTATTAATTCATTCATTAGTATTACAGTCATTATAACAGTAAACACTCATTCCTATTCAGTACCattcagtttatttatttatttatttatttcacctttatttaaccaggtaggctagttgagaacaagttctcatttacaactgcgacctggccaagataaagtaaagcagtgcgacaaaacaacaacacagagttatacataaacaaacatacagtcaataacacaatagaaaaatctatgtacagtgtgtgcaaatgtagtaagattagggaggtaaagtTTAGGTTAGAATGTATCACCACTTTAATAAACTGCTAACATGGCTACAAATGCAATGTCTAAACAATAAATACTTATCAAAATCTAGAGTGCAGTATTGGGTGTGAGTAGGTTCAGGTAAATTAGGGGCATCCTTCAGATGTGGCAGATACTGTACCAACAtgcagagtggagcagagtgTTCTATTTTAGAATCTGGAAGTGTATTAAGGTCTTGGCAGAGATAGATGGGGCAGAGAATAACTGAGGACCACGGCTGTAGTTCTCTATCCACCTCTGTTTACACTGGGTTTGGGATGGGGTGGACAAGTAAAATGATTGAGAGGGAGAGGTTTCACATAATGTGTCCATTTATGTAGAGTGAAGTTTACAAATCCAACTAGAGACATTTGACTCAATTAAAGAGGCACTCCTGCTATTTTGGAACTTTTCCTGTTggaaaacaatatcccacatataaatacagtaatacacacacacacaaatgttttTTGGAGCAAAACGTTGTTTTTTCGACACAACTGAAAACTTCAAGGAGTTAGCCTGATGGTGCCCTCTGATGTCATCGGCCTCCCCCTTGTGTTTTGTGTGGGGGAACAATAGAGGAGTAATAGAGAACAGATGAGaaagccccccccccacacttgTGCCATGTCATAATACCTGGACCACATATTGAGATGTACCTTTTGTTAAGTTAATCAGGTGATAAATGAGGGTAAAAGGAGACTGGAGTGCCACTTTAACAATAAGGGAGGTTATGCTACACAGGAAATGAGACTGAGAGACATCATCCAACAACGCagcagacccattacagagagaTTTGGATACACTTTTTTGTCTGTGCTAATTTAATGATTCCCAGAGGAAGGTCTGACTAACTGGCCTGGTTGTTatgaggagacagagatggagagagagagagagacgggagcgtcctggagagagagaaagagagacagagagacagagagacggagacagagagagacgggagcgtactggagagagagaaagagagacagacattatgacatttgtaatgtctttactgttttgaaacttctgtatgtgtaatgtttactgttaatttttgctgtttttcactttatatattcactttgtatgttgtctacctcacttgctttggcaatgttaacacatgtttcccatgccaataaagcccttgaattgaattgaattgaattgacagagagacagagagacagagacagagcgagacggGAGCGTACTGGAGAGAGAAAACATCTTGTGAATCATAGCTCCACCATCTCAGCCAACTGTGTTAAAGGAGCTAAGCTTCCGCAGCCTGTCTGGCACCACGCTGTGTGACAGAGGTCAGAAAGAGGACAGAGGTGCTGAGGACATACTTAACTGGAACTTCTAGGGTGGAGCCAGAGCAGTAAAACAATGGCTCTTATTGGCTGCTGCCTCAGTGACTGTGGATAAAGACTgaggctatgtcccaaatggcaccctatgtagTAGTTCTCATacggctctggccaaaagtagtgtgaTATATAGGGcttagggtgccgtttgggatgcagcTTGGGCAGATCGAGGGGACATCTTAAAAGGGAAAAGTGACCACAGTGATTGACATACTGTTGCTCTGACTTCAATTCCATCCCACCATACAACTGAATCTCTTCTTGGTAGACAGGCACAAACCATCAACAGATACATTCCATGTTCCTTCTCAATGGATGCCATTTTGTGGAAACATGGTTGACATATTAATATGAAACTTACTCTGAAAGCCATCAAAATACACTTCAAGTTGTAAATGAGAAGAGCATATTAACggtgtcacagagagagagagagagagagagagagagagagagagagagagagagagagagagagagagagagagagagagacaaagatatatatatatatatacatatactggTAGGTAGCTGCATTTGAAGCTGCCACGGTTTGGGGGCCAAACACCTGTACCACTGTTAGCTGTAATGCGACTCTATTAATCTGCAGTTTGTCCTCTCTCCTGGACATATTCCATCACTGGAGGGTCAAGTCCAGCTAATTCCTCCACAGTTGAACATGCCACACAGCATAATATCCCAGCAATACCTTTCTGCCCAATCCTGTTCTATCCGCTCTGTTGCCCTTTCTGGTTAATCTAATTGCGACAAAGCCCACATAAGGGCTTTTGTGCCAAGAACTTCTTTATGGTTTAAAATTAAACGGCTTGGGCGCCCAGTTTTTGGACGGCAGCCAGTGTCCTTCAGACAAAGAATGTCACTGTGCTTAATAGGCAGAAAAGCTCTCCCCTGTCCCGAAAAAAAATCAGCCACCACACGCCCCAGTACTGAGTATGTCTGCTCCCACTTTCTGTCAGGGCAACAATGAGAGCAGTTACATCTGAACTGCACCATACTGTGAAAGGTCCTTTTGAACAGACCTGTTAACAGACACACTTTCATTTCTGTACAGACAAGTTAAAGACAGATAATCCTTGCAAAAAAGCTCTGGGGGGGTACTTCATGACCGGATTTAGATTTTCTCAAGTTCTGAAGTTGCCAGAATTGTCCATAGTTTCTAGTAGCTCTTGTCCAGAGAGTTAAGTCCAACTTGCTAAAGGCTCAACATCAGCAAGCTGCACTTAAttccctggaccagagctaaggTTCCAGCTGAGAACAAAGAAGAGAACTTATTCCAGTTATTCTCATATAAAATATGATCATTTCCCAAACAGCCAAGCCAAGCATCATTTCACACACAAGGGGCCACCAGACACAAGCTATGTCACTATTTCTGACACCTCCACATTGTCTGAACCAATCTATTTCCTTTTCATCAGATCTCTATGTAATCTACATTCAGTGATGTCACGTCCTTAGTGCTGTGCTTTATTCCATTCTGTGGAATCCATGATTGATTCCATTCTGGTGGGAGT from Oncorhynchus keta strain PuntledgeMale-10-30-2019 unplaced genomic scaffold, Oket_V2 Un_contig_17125_pilon_pilon, whole genome shotgun sequence includes:
- the LOC127919579 gene encoding CREB-binding protein-like isoform X1 — its product is MVCCPDVSLKARRTDVASEIPPGSAPESCRIPPRRMQGLRRASGGTALASSDFWWGGTAGVVNQAAIVPDTASSQHQGHTPLSAAPKPRSPALSITGRKAQQQHCPQHRKPRSPALSITGSKAQEQHCPQNRSPGAQPSPSPAARHSNSTVRSTEAPEPSPLPHRQQGTATALSAAPKPRSPALSLTGSKAQQQHCPQHRSRKCMPRLVEDVSFKNRLV
- the LOC127919579 gene encoding CREB-binding protein-like isoform X2 encodes the protein MQGLRRASGGTALASSDFWWGGTAGVVNQAAIVPDTASSQHQGHTPLSAAPKPRSPALSITGRKAQQQHCPQHRKPRSPALSITGSKAQEQHCPQNRSPGAQPSPSPAARHSNSTVRSTEAPEPSPLPHRQQGTATALSAAPKPRSPALSLTGSKAQQQHCPQHRSRKCMPRLVEDVSFKNRLV